DNA from Mercenaria mercenaria strain notata unplaced genomic scaffold, MADL_Memer_1 contig_3944, whole genome shotgun sequence:
ATGTAGTGGTGTCGTATGTCGTACATAACAATAAGAGCGCTAGATCTATCTTCGATTGCAATCACAAGATAACAGCAATGTACCACTTGCATCGTTAACGAGCTTGAAGTTAACAGTTCATAAGATATCTGTGTACTAGTCTAGCAAAATATTCGAGGATGAAGTGTTATTGGATCGCCTTACTATTTTCAGCTGCAGGGGCTCGAGCCTCGGAGGATTCCGATGGTAATACCTGCAATGCCAATTACGCTCGTTTACTAGAACTTAACACACAGGAGCAGACACTGAGGCTTGAGTTAGAGACGCGGGTTCGGAGCCTACAGGACCAAGTTGAAAGTCAACAGTCAAGTGTTGACAGACTGACAGGTAATTTCGTTTTAATTGATTCTACTAAACCcaaatgttaaattaaaattatttataagcatcattgtacatgtatgttgctTACTTTTGATTCAAATGCTTATATGcgttaaatttaaagaaaatcaagTGGGTCAATTTTGGTCAATTAAAGTAAATGCAAACATTTAGAATCCATAAAATGTTCCATTGTTCActaatttaaatatatcaatagacatacaaatgaataaacaaacacattctATGAAAACTTATATTTTacgaaagaaaatattttgaacatacatttcttttatatttgtcaGTTGAaatgattttgcaaaataaatacatgaacttGTGTACAAGCTACGTCACACATTATCATAACGTGGCTATGTTAGAGAAAGGGAAAAGCGCTTTGGAGGCTTACTGGTTCTTCAacttgttaattattttattattttttttttttttcgtttttgtaacTTAGCATTGACATAAAAAATTTCTGTTGAATTATGTCAGTCAAGAATATCGACTAATAATACAATCAAACACATATTTAGCTGCAAATTAAGGGAGAGCCACAATATGGCTGCTTATGTAAAGAGGTTGCTAAAgacaatttgaaattaaaacaaaaagtcaaTTTAAATGTTGGCTGACTGGCTATCTTAGGCAAGTGGCTGCTAATATTGGTGACCTCTAAGACAGGTTTAACTCTAACTTTATCATTTCATCCCCAGATTCTTCCGTGTAATTAGTGAAGTTACATTTGGTAATCTTTGTGAAGGTATCACAGTCatccaatattttatttctgttatcgACAGAAAACATGAAGAGAAGTGTAATGTCCTAATCATAATTTCTTTTCAGTTGAAATGCAAAACAGTAAGAAACAAGTTGCTTTCTCAGGCAAGTTGAGCAGAAACATACCGAGTTCAGAGGGCAAGAACGTCGCAAAATTCGATACAGTAATCACCAACGTTGGCAACGCGTACAGTACTACCACGGGAGTCTTTACCTGTCCAGTCAGCGGGATATACCTGTTTGTATGCAATATTGTTGGTGGTCCAACAGGCCAAACTCGGATAAGAGTATATCATAACGGGAAAGCAATCGGACGCCCTTGGACCGGGAACGGAGTTCACGAACCAGGAGCAGACAGCACTGTGATCCATGCTGAAGCCGGAGACGAGGTGTATGTCAAAGATTTGATTACATGGTCAATAAATCTTGATAACTTTTCGAAATTTACCGGAGTTCTTATCAAAGCTGACTAAtgacttttaaaatatattgaaatggcAGTCGTCACGttaatttttgtttatgttttgtcaAATTTGTTTCTTGTTAAGTATTACTAAATGAATATGAACATTACAGTTGAAACTCATTAACTCAagctcgcttacctcgaaatgcCGCCTATCTTGAAGAATGTCACATGTCTAGTCAAAATACCTTCTTAATGTTTGTATTCTAAATCCGGTTAAGTCAAATTCGACATACTTACACTTCGGTTGTGTCGAAACAACTTAGAAGTTCCCTCAGTCAAATTCCTACATATTTACGTCTCGGTGTGCCGATGCgaaaattgtttacataaataaatacGTGATCATGCGtgcaattattacaaaaattatgaacaaaatgcatgtggcattttaagtcaaatttcggtTGTCGGTACCTCGCAATATGAGTTAACAGATTCAACAGTATGCGTATTATATAAAGCTATCAATACTTCAAAGTTAaagtatccgatccacaaatagataacattttaatGACCCCATGTTAGCTTGGTATCTGTCTGCAGAACAAGAataagtaaataagatgaccatgaTAATATCATCGGCACGAATCACTAAAATCATGATTTTTtcgactgcgaaatgataaatcttacactgtaatgactggatttctgttgaattATCATTGACTtcgtttattatataataataatgtaatgaATGCATGGTACACTAAAGACAATTGTTTCCCTTTAATATATTCATAGCTGATTGTTCATTCCACATACCGTATATTATATACCACAACATTGTAATTTGCAATGATCAGTACATGTTTTTGCGTTTACAAACTTTAACTTCGAAATTCAAATAATCTTTCTCAATAAAGATACTCTAAATCACATTTTCGAATGATTATCTTCTTGAAATACAACTCGAATAATGTTGAGCAACTCCAAAAAggacatgcattttaaaattttaatgaataagtATGTATTTAGACTCTCTATTATTTTCCTTTAGTcataaatgttgaaataaatgTGAATACCCTTTAAAACAGTCTTTATTGCCCGTGTGTTGttgtaattgcaaaaaaaaaaaaaaaaaaaaaatagtcaagATAAGATTTTGACAGTTTTGTTTTGATTACATCtttaaaatgcagtttttttAATCTCGACGCATGCACTTTCAAAAAAGATTTTATCTCCTTTTTCAAAACATGAATCGCGTTGTTCTTTTTCGTTATATGTTTTTAACTTTAAGTAGAAGTGTATTTGATTATTAGTGTTTGCTTTTTTTTGCGTTTTGTGAGATTTggataacattattttttttaagataccaGCAGTTTTACTCAGCAAATGATATTGCTTCGATTCAAGTGATACTACAACTTACCAAGcaaatgtctttttttataaattatatctcCTTTATACTAGATGTTATATTGTCGCAAACATctgaatttcaattttcaaaaattgatcAAGCTAATATCGTCGTCACAAGTTCCTACTTTTCAACGTATCATGCAGGTAGCTGcttaacctttacactgctaagtttctaaaatggactggtctatctttcaattttggctgtaccatttatcatttgaaggggtgttcactgtaaatttactgattgaatagcgaacagtgctgatcttGGCCTGTAcgggttgcaaaggcaaaacacttgccaccagcaggctttATAAGCTTTGTGTCCCTCTGTCTTATAACATTCTGGTTGAAACGTAGTCTTAAATGCAGACGCTTGTATTTGTCAAGTAATAGATCCATTACGTGATATTGTGTAATATTTCACTAAACGTGGTCGTTTACTGAACGCAATCGTACTGATATAATATCAGCTATCAACATTTCAATCACCACATTTTCATCACATTTAGTCGATTATAAAAAAAGACCTTGAAGTCTGCATATTTTATGGCACTTTTTGGTAATACTCTAACCAGACAAAAGCGATAGACCTGCAAAGCCAAAAAAAAAGACACGAAGTGATACATGTactgtgaaatattaaaatattgataaCACCTACAACATGAAAAAGCTTCTAATAAATATTGCAATCAGAATGAGTTCAATTGTCTTTCTCCTGCTCTTTTTAATCTTCCTAAAAGTTAAGGTACTCAAAGCCGAGTATGACATATCAAACACTTAAGAACGTAGAAATTATGTATCATATCTTTTCAAAACttcctgtttttttaaaaaaaaatcattttaaacaaaacgGTCGAATCCAAAACACCAGtgcttttatcttttttattcttAAGCCGGAAAATAATTCACTGCCAACCGAAAAAGGCTTACAAAGTGTACTGAAACACATCCACATATCCTGTTATTATAACACATATTATGATACTGTCTTGTCATGTTAAAATAGGCCATCCCATGATACTATCCAAAATAACGATATTTTGCAGATTTAAgtgttttgtataattatttataataagttttttttgtaaacacaTTATAGTTTTATTTAGATCTACGTTAAATGCTATTTTTCTCCATTCACGTGCATGAAGTTGTATAGTAGTTTGGTACACGAGTAATCAGAGGCGGATTTGAACTTTTAGCGGTATTTTAGGTCTGAGCAAATCGTTATATAAAATGAGCTCCTTCACCGTTAAGAAATCAGAAACAGATACAGCTTGTGGCAGTTTTGCATTTTAATAAAATGGCTGAATGTTTCTTTCACTAGGGCAAATATTGGTGCCAAGCTGCATAAAAAGCCTTTAATTGTGTGAAATAGACTAGTCGGATACGATGATCTGACGGACTAATGTGCGAACAATATTCTACAAGGAATCGGATACATGATAAGATTTACAGAATCTTTTGAACAAATAAATTGGCTTTCGAATTCAATGCCAACTTTAAAGAGGGTCGCCTACAGATATTTGTTATTAAGACAGATCATTCATCTTTAGAAAACTAGTGCTAAAATCTAGAAGGGATATTCTGATATTCGTTTTAGCGCATATTGCCTTACAATTTCACACACTAAAATATTGATTTCcaacattatttttatacatattcaACACGGAATGTCAGGTTCCAAAATCGTAGCCTCCCCAAATCGAAGCCTACAGCATGCGGACATCCACACGACCAAAAGACAAACACACGCACTtacgcacgcacacatacacatacacacacagagcAAACATATGAGGACAAAACGGAAAATTAAGGCATACAGTAGGGCATCGCCATAACTCCTTCTGTACAATACTACCGCCGTGAAAGAACTAATATCGTTAAAGATAACCAACTGATTTTCTGACTTTAAGCTGATATTGAGGCATGACGATCATAGTATTTacatatttgttattcataaaacaacttaatacgtaattcttggcttttattgtggacgaaaacattaaaaaacaacattatttcagacagatacaacatgcacaattatgtttaaagtgcttttatctgaaaaacaacattttaatcgtactcacggcgcaattttgttttctgacataagtcatttcttaattatcttaagtttaagctgttgtATGagtaggacttaagtttttacttagacttaagctgaaatcaccacaaacttaagtaaaatcttcaaaacttatacttaagatgctttatgaatacggccc
Protein-coding regions in this window:
- the LOC128553562 gene encoding complement C1q-like protein 3 is translated as MKCYWIALLFSAAGARASEDSDGNTCNANYARLLELNTQEQTLRLELETRVRSLQDQVESQQSSVDRLTVEMQNSKKQVAFSGKLSRNIPSSEGKNVAKFDTVITNVGNAYSTTTGVFTCPVSGIYLFVCNIVGGPTGQTRIRVYHNGKAIGRPWTGNGVHEPGADSTVIHAEAGDEVYVKDLITWSINLDNFSKFTGVLIKAD